A stretch of the Gracilinanus agilis isolate LMUSP501 chromosome 4, AgileGrace, whole genome shotgun sequence genome encodes the following:
- the TRIM47 gene encoding E3 ubiquitin-protein ligase TRIM47 — MDVSGPFNCPICLERLREPVTLPCGHNFCLSCLEALWPHRGPGGTGGPGSTARCPLCQEPFPDGLQLRKNHTLCELLQLRQSGPGQTPATAPAPNQAPALEPSAPCAPETWPESEEPVRCDACPEGAALPAARSCLSCLASFCTAHLRPHERSPALRGHRLVPPLRRLEESLCARHLRPLERYCRTERVCVCDVCADQEHHGHELLSLEQERALQEAESPQVLSAAEDRLDELGASIAQSRRTVALIKSAALTEREKVSQLFTEAIGTLQGFQSEVMGFIAEGEAAMLGRAQGELRQQEEQRARLSSARQNLNQGPEIDSISFLQELLALKLALEDGGGPGTGPPKELSFTKSSQAVKAVRDLLTLACANQWEFLQGMGRDTENSPKLGLEADAESQDPDSTNGLESEESRDYFLKFAFIVDLDSDTADKFLQLFGTKGVKRVLCPISYPESPMRFTHCEQFQAMFLELFTCDLCLEPSHDIQSRSKVG, encoded by the exons ATGGACGTGAGCGGTCCTTTCAACTGTCCCATCTGCCTAGAGCGACTTCGGGAGCCCGTGACGCTGCCCTGCGGCCACAACTTCTGCCTCTCCTGTCTGGAAGCCCTCTGGCCGCACCGTGGGCCGGGGGGAACCGGGGGCCCTGGGAGCACTGCCCGCTGCCCCCTGTGCCAAGAGCCCTTCCCCGACGGGCTGCAGCTACGTAAGAATCACACGCTGTGCGAACTGCTGCAGCTTCGCCAGTCTGGTCCGGGCCAGACTCCAGCTACTGCCCCGGCCCCAAATCAAGCCCCAGCCCTGGAGCCCTCGGCCCCCTGCGCCCCAGAGACTTGGCCAGAGAGCGAGGAGCCAGTGCGCTGTGACGCGTGCCCCGAGGGCGCGGCCCTTCCCGCGGCGCGATCCTGCCTCTCGTGTCTGGCCTCTTTCTGTACCGCCCACCTGAGGCCCCACGAGCGTAGCCCAGCCCTGCGTGGCCATCGCCTGGTGCCCCCCTTGCGCCGGCTCGAGGAGAGCCTTTGTGCTCGACACCTGCGGCCCCTGGAGCGCTACTGCCGAACGGAGCGAGTTTGCGTGTGCGATGTCTGTGCGGACCAGGAACATCATGGCCACGAGCTACTTTCCCTGGAGCAAGAACGGGCTCTCCAAGAG GCTGAGAGCCCCCAGGTCCTGAGTGCAGCGGAGGACCGCTTGGATGAGCTGGGTGCTAGCATTGCACAATCTAGGAGGACTGTGGCCCTCATAAAG AGCGCAGCACTGACAGAACGGGAGAAGGTGAGCCAATTGTTCACTGAGGCAATAGGTACCCTCCAGGGCTTCCAGTCCGAAGTGATGGGCTTCATTGCTGAAGGCGAGGCTGCCATGCTAGGTCGGGCACAGGGAGAGTTGCGACAGCAGGAGGAGCAGAGAGCCCGGTTGAGCTCGGCCCGACAGAACCTGAATCAGGGCCCTGAAATCGACTCCATTAGTTTTCTGCAG GAACTTCTGGCGCTGAAGTTGGCACTGGAGGATGGGGGTGGCCCTGGAACAGGCCCCCCAAAAGAACTGAGTTTTACCAAATCATCCCAAGCCGTGAAAGCTGTTAGAGACCTCCTGACTTTGGCCTGTGCTAACCAGTGGGAGTTTCTACAGGGAATGGGCAGGGATACGGAGAACTCACCGAAGCTGGGTTTGGAAG CTGATGCAGAATCTCAAGATCCTGACAGCACCAATGGTCTAGAAAGTGAGGAGTCAAGGGACTACTTCCTTAAAT TTGCCTTCATCGTAGACCTGGACAGTGACACCGCAGATAAGTTCCTGCAGCTCTTTGGGACAAAGGGCGTGAAGAGGGTTCTGTGCCCCATCAGCTACCCAGAGTCTCCCATGCGCTTCACCCACTGTGAACAA